In Primulina eburnea isolate SZY01 chromosome 3, ASM2296580v1, whole genome shotgun sequence, one DNA window encodes the following:
- the LOC140828358 gene encoding tetraketide alpha-pyrone reductase 1-like, which produces MPEVKGKVCVTGAAGFLASWLIKRLLLSDYHVIGTVRDPGDEKKVGHLWKLDGAKERLCLVRGDLMIEGSFDEAILGCVGVFHTASPVLGHPTSDPEAEILKPAIDGTLNVLRSCKRNPSLRRVVLTSSSSTVRTREDFDPDVPLDESSWSSVELCEKHKVWYAISKTLAEKAAWEFCENNKINLVTVLPSFVIGPCLPPVLCSTSADVLGLLRGETEKFEWYGRMGYVHIDDVASSHIVVFENENVKGRYLCSSTVLDNNELASILSARYPALPIPKRFEKLDRPYYNFNVSKLKGLGMKFRSIQEMFDDCVESLIQQGHLTSVSTHSS; this is translated from the exons ATGCCTGAAGTGAAGGGTAAAGTATGTGTTACTGGTGCAGCTGGGTTTCTAGCTTCATGGTTGATCAAGCGCCTCCTTTTATCTGATTATCATGTCATTGGAACAGTCAGAGATCCGG GAGATGAGAAGAAAGTGGGGCATCTGTGGAAGCTGGATGGAGCAAAAGAAAGGCTTTGCCTGGTGAGAGGAGACCTGATGATAGAAGGCAGCTTTGATGAAGCAATCTTGGGCTGTGTCGGAGTGTTTCATACTGCATCACCTGTTTTAGGACACCCTACTTCGGATCCAGAG GCGGAAATATTGAAACCTGCAATTGATGGCACTCTCAATGTGTTACGCTCATGCAAAAGAAATCCATCTTTGAGGCGTGTGGTTCTAACCTCATCTTCATCGACAGTGAGGACAAGAGAAGATTTTGACCCAGATGTGCCATTGGATGAGTCATCTTGGAGCTCTGTGGAGCTGTGTGAAAAACACAAG GTTTGGTATGCAATATCAAAAACTCTGGCGGAGAAAGCTGCATGGGAATTCTGTGAGAACAATAAAATCAATCTGGTGACCGTTCTGCCGTCGTTTGTGATTGGACCCTGTTTACCTCCTGTTCTTTGTTCTACTTCAGCTGATGTACTTGGCTTGCTCAGAG GGGAAACAGAGAAGTTTGAGTGGTATGGAAGAATGGGATATGTTCACATAGACGACGTTGCGTCGAGCCATATTGTTGTTTTTGAGAATGAGAACGTGAAAGGGCGGTATCTTTGCAGCTCAACTGTTCTGGACAACAATGAATTGGCTTCAATTCTATCAGCACGCTATCCTGCACTACCCATTCCCAAAAG GTTTGAGAAATTGGACAGACCTTACTATAATTTCAACGTGTCGAAACTGAAGGGTTTAGGAATGAAGTTCAGATCAATTCAAGAGATGTTTGATGATTGTGTTGAATCATTAATCCAGCAAGGCCATCTAACCTCTGTCTCGACTCATTCATCATAa